The genome window AAGCTTGGTATTGCAGCGATTATAGTTGATGGGAAGCCAAAGGCAGGTGATTTAAGTATCCTGAAGTTTGACCTCGAAGGCAAGGCGGAGCTGATTGATGCAAGTGAATACAGAGGAATGAGGACCTATGCCCTTGTAGAAAAACTCCATGCAAAGTATGGAGATAAAAATGCGGTTCTCTGCATAGGGCCTGCCGGTGAATATATGATGAAGTCTGCATCTATCCAGGGGAGTGATGTTGATAAAAGACCATGCAGGGCAGCGGCAAGGGGAGGCATAGGCGCTGTAATGGGGTCAAAGGGTTTAAAGGCGGTTATTATTCCACAGAACGGGAAAAAGGCTGATCCTGTGGTTGATAAAGAGAGCTTCAACGAGGCGACAAAGACATTTGCAGCCATGGTCAAGGCAAACCCGTTTGAGGGCGAACTCCTGCCTGCATTTGGCACCCCTGCGCTGGTAGCCCCTGTAAACCTGATGGGCGCATTCCCATGCTATAACGCAACAAAGGGTGAGTTTGAAGGGTGGCAGAAGATAAGCGGGGAGGCCCTTGCAAACACAATAAAGGAGAGAGGTGGCCAGACCGGTCATGTGGGATGCTCACAGTGTATCATAAGGTGTTCCAATGTATATAATGACAAGAATGGTAAATATGTTTCAAGCTCCATAGAGTATGAAACTGTATGGGCAATGGGCGGTATGTGCGGTATAGATGATCTTGATGTTGTGGCCCGAATGGATTTTCTCTGTGATGATATTGGTCTTGATACAATGAACACAGGTGTCGCAATAGCGGTTGCAATGGATTCAGGCTACAGAAAGTTCGGTGATAAGAATGCGCCCATAGAGATAATGGAAGAGATAGCAAAGGGGACTGAGATGGGCAGGATATTTGGTGACGGCCCGTCTGCGGTTGGAAAGCATTTTAATAACCCCAGGGTTGCAGCAGTCAAAAATCAGTCTATTGCGGCCTATGACCCGAGGGGCATGATTGGTAATGGTGTTACATTCGCCACCTCAACCATGGGGGCTGACCACACATCAGGAAATATGGTGGCCATGTACCTGGGCCATATACTTGATCCTCTCAAAAAAGAGGGGCAGCTTGAGAACTCAAGGGAAAACCAGATATTCTGCGCAATGGCTGACAGCATGGGCCTCTGCCTCTTTGCAATGTATTCCATTGCATCGCCTGATGCAAAGGAGATGTTTATTAAACTTATTAACGCAAGGTTGGGCGAAAGCTGGAAGGTCGAAGATTTGCGGGCCATTGGCGTGCGTATCCTCAGTGCAGAAAAGGAGTTCAACAAAAAGGCGGGCCTTACAGCAAAGGATGACAGATTGCCTGAATTTTTTATGAAAGAGCCTCTGCCGCCGCATAATGTGGTTTTCCCATTTACAGATGCAGAGCTCGACAGCGTTCACAATTTTTAGTTTTATGGCTATGAAGGTAAGAGTGCAGTTATTCGGTCTCCTGGGCAGAAAGCTTCCTCATTACAGTTCTGTTAAGGGGGTTGAGGTCGAACTCAATGATGGGGCAACAGCAGGGGACCTTCTTCAAACCCTGGGTATCCCTGATGACTGGGCGCCTGCTATTGCAATGAACAGCCGTTTGTTAAGGCCTGAAGACATGTTGCTAGATGGCGCTGATATCAGGATTTTTCAGTCAGTTCACGGAGGGTGATCTGTTTTAGTAAAAAAAAGGGCGGGGTATCCCCGCCCTTTTATGCTAGGACTGGCCTTTTAGTCGAACTTTAAAATGGCCTTTAATGTCTTTCCCTTTTCAACGTCTGCAACTGCTTCATTGATCTTTTCAAAGGGATAATATTTGATCATCTTGTCAAAGGGCATGCGTCCCTGTTTGTAAAGATCTATCATGACTGGAAGCAGGATATCAGATATTGCATCACCTTCAACAATACCTGTGATTGTGCGGCCATTGAGGATGCTCTGCATATCAAGGCTTGCCCTTACACCCATTGGCGCTGCTCCTATAAGCCCGCATTTACCGCCCATGCGGAGACAGTCTACTGCCTGGCTCAGTATCTCAGGTATGGCTGTACATTCAAGAGAGTAATCTGCGCCGCCGCCGGTGATCTTCCTGATCTCTTCAACAGGGTCACACTTGCCGGAGTTTACCAGATGGGTTGCGCCGAACTGCAGGGTGTTCTTCATCTTTTCATCGCTCCTGCTCACGACGATTATCTTGGTGGCGCCACTCACAACCGCAGCCATAATGGCGCTTACACCAACGGAACCTGTGCCGCCGAATATGGCAATAGATGAGCCTGGTTTAACCTGAAGTGAGTAAAACACACCGCCCACGCCTG of Desulfatiglans sp. contains these proteins:
- a CDS encoding aldehyde ferredoxin oxidoreductase; the encoded protein is MNFIKVNMNTKSVAIEAVPEEYKGIGGRGLTSIMINKDVPAGCDPLGPENKLIFATGMFCGTSMFNSSRVSIGAKSPLTGGIKEANAGGTAGAALGKLGIAAIIVDGKPKAGDLSILKFDLEGKAELIDASEYRGMRTYALVEKLHAKYGDKNAVLCIGPAGEYMMKSASIQGSDVDKRPCRAAARGGIGAVMGSKGLKAVIIPQNGKKADPVVDKESFNEATKTFAAMVKANPFEGELLPAFGTPALVAPVNLMGAFPCYNATKGEFEGWQKISGEALANTIKERGGQTGHVGCSQCIIRCSNVYNDKNGKYVSSSIEYETVWAMGGMCGIDDLDVVARMDFLCDDIGLDTMNTGVAIAVAMDSGYRKFGDKNAPIEIMEEIAKGTEMGRIFGDGPSAVGKHFNNPRVAAVKNQSIAAYDPRGMIGNGVTFATSTMGADHTSGNMVAMYLGHILDPLKKEGQLENSRENQIFCAMADSMGLCLFAMYSIASPDAKEMFIKLINARLGESWKVEDLRAIGVRILSAEKEFNKKAGLTAKDDRLPEFFMKEPLPPHNVVFPFTDAELDSVHNF
- a CDS encoding NAD(P)-dependent alcohol dehydrogenase, with the translated sequence MKIKAAIVKKASDPFVIEEVELDEPRDNEILVRIKGCGLCHTDLSGQHGYLPVKFPGVFGHEGAGVVEKVGKLVKKVVPGDHVAMSYISCGTCGPCTKGHPTHCDCFFPFNFFGTRPDGSTYMKQGSQTVYGSFFGQSSFATYAIASERNVVKVPKDVPVEMLGPLGCALQTGVGGVFYSLQVKPGSSIAIFGGTGSVGVSAIMAAVVSGATKIIVVSRSDEKMKNTLQFGATHLVNSGKCDPVEEIRKITGGGADYSLECTAIPEILSQAVDCLRMGGKCGLIGAAPMGVRASLDMQSILNGRTITGIVEGDAISDILLPVMIDLYKQGRMPFDKMIKYYPFEKINEAVADVEKGKTLKAILKFD